TTCTTTGGTTTACTCTGTTTCAATAGCCATGTgatttgagggttttttttatCCCTCCTTTTCTTTGATGGTGATTTTGTGATGGTTTTAAAGGACCGGGCTAATGAGATATATAAGAGGGTGGAAGATCAAAAGTCTAGTAGAGGAAGAAATCAGGATGCTCTATTGGCTGCTTGTCTGTACATTGCTTGTCGACAAGAAGACAAACCACGCACTGTAAAGGGTACAGcctatgatttttttaacatcTGGATGCTTCCTGATTTTTCTTTCCCTAAGTGAATGAGCTTCCCTGAACATGTGGATTTCAACTAGAAATATGCTCTGTCGCTAATGGAGCCACAAAGAAGGAAATTGGCCGAGCAAAAGAATACATTGTGAAACAACTGGGGTTGGAGAATGGTCAGTCGGTGGAGATGGGAACAATACATGCTGGGGACTTTATGGTGAggttttttctcttctttgaagtaGGACATAAATCATAACTTCTTTACAGAATTGTTAAATTTATAGGCAGTGACTgacattatttaattttaacataatCTATAGAGGCGGTTTTGTTCCAATCTTGGTATGAATAATCAAGCGGTTAAAGCTGCCCAGGAAGCTGTTACAAAATCAGAAGAGTTTGATATAAGGTAGTTCTGGTTTTCTCTTGTATTGTCATGTTTTATGCATTAACTAAAACATACATTCATGAATGAAGTTTTGCCTCTTTTTCTATAGAATATATTCATTGGAGTTTGATTACTGTAGATTCCTTATGCAACATCAAATCGttaaatttttcttgttgaaaAAGGTTTCATGATATGTGAACCAGTGATTTGGTGTGCGTGTGAAAAGGATGCATGTGAAAGAAATAACCACAGGAACAATGAAATTATAATAAAGAGCTTAATGATATGTACTGTTAGTCTGTTTGCCATATGGAGATTTTGGGTACAGCTCATTTTTgggaagaagagaagaagagagaaaaggggaggggggggggggggggggaacttgGGGCATGGGGAGAGTAAACCCATTTTGTTCTCCACTATTGCAGTTTGCTATGGGGAAAATATGGAGAGTTGGTTGGAGATGCAGTTTTAAACTTTATTGTTCTCAGTATTACCATGTGGATGTTATATGTAGTCTTGTATATTGGTCACTTGTGGTTTGCCTAAGTATCCTGACACAATTTATATAACGGGAttgttgatatttttctttggtCAGCAATTGTTTATATCAATGAATCTTCTTTTTCCTAATTTTCAGGAGGAGCCCTATATCAATTGCAGCAGcagttatttatattattactCAGCTTTCGGATGACAAGAAACCTCTCAAAGGTTCACTATATCCTTATTTTTTAGCATGCTgttatttattcatattttttataaaatggtTTTAAACTTCCTTATATTGTCAGTTTGAGCTAGATGAGCCAAGTTGTTGAATCATTTTAGTTATATAAATAAACTTCCGAGGCCTGACATGGGCTGCTCTTGCAATCTATGCAAATAATGTGCTGTTTTGGACATCTCATTGTTCGACGTGTTAATTGTTATACCATGTGAAAATGCAGATATTTCAGTTGCCACTGGAGTTGCAGAAGGGACAATAAGAAATTCCTACAAGGATCTTTATCCCCATGTATCAAAGATAATACCAAGCTGGTATGCTAAGGAGGAGGATCTGAAGAACCTTTGCAGCCCTTGAATGTAGAGCAAACATTAACGGGAATATTTAGTAACTTGAAGTTAATTTGAGGcgtttttatttatatgtattttaaaCTCTTTACATACAAACAATGAAAAAGTCGTCTTCTTACGTCTTTTTTCCTTCCACTCAActatgattatttatttattactggGACTGATATAACATATGCATGAACCTGGTGCAAGTTGTGGACATGTTGAGTGACTTTTTGGCATGATAAGGTGCATTCAGATCGGATCACCAAGTATTATATACTCATATACGTCCTCACAAATTCTTGAGGTGCCTGAATTTGGCTTAATAGTTTGCACTAACTATTCgaaaaaagttatttattaaTGATTAAGAATGAAAATCAGACAATTGATGTAACTTTTCATCCTGTAAGGTTAGAGGATAGGTAGGAGGGAAGATGATTAATTTATTAGCCCTAAAGTACATGTGCATAATTCATTTCTAAAGAAGTTCCTCAACCGTCAAGATTCTTGTAGTTTAGTAGTATTTGGTCTTGACTagcctttttaaaaaattataaataggcTTGGTTAGTGTATGTTTTCAGGTATAtattaacaattcattttaagaaaatttttatcgagaattgaaaaaattgtcaaaattttcttaaaatggtttactaTGTCCGGAGTGTATACgttaataaaattcattataagAACCAGAATTCAAATATCATCTCACCTACTTgtagcaatttataaaaaataaaaaataaaaaattacaaaacatgtACAATGATTATCATGTGGAGAGGCAGCTGACCAAATTAAAGTTTATAGCAATGACTTCAGCATCTTCTTCTATGGAAAACTCAAATACAAGTGCATAATACAAAGTCTCATTATTGTATTCCCACATGTAGGGCAGGCTGACTCGCTGTACCGATGGCTCAAGAAATGAAGTAAATCCAAACAAATGTACCTGGTCATCCGTTTGATCGCCTCAATTGGGCTTTCCAAGCACCATCCAAAATCATTTTCATCAAAGCCTTAACGGGTCCCAACTAATAAGTACAGTGACACAATCATGGGACAACTAATGCCAAATTGATATTCAATCAAAACTCTTTTTATCAAAGTTTATAAGTTACCCTTATTGTATATTCTTGATGCGATAGTCACTTtacaaatataagtgtttgtggtGTGTGAAGGGTAATGACTGAGATTCAAGTCTTCAAGAtagagtttcacacatatatatacatttaaattatattagagtagaatttttatcttgtataaaaaaaaaaaatcatttaagaaTTCACTGAGAAATTCACCGGAAACCTTTTACTATTTGCATTGTTGTGGGATCCAATACAATCAATAACAtgatttggtgatttttttctCCCCGTAACTTAATGACgtattaaaccttttttttttcttgattttttttttttttttggaaagctTTTCACCTGACATGAATGACATGGTAAACTctaagtttataaattttatgataGAATTACAGTAAGAAAAgatgattttaattattttttagaggTTGGAAAGATATTCTCACTTATTTGATCCTAAATCAGACTTGCTCTGTGACATTGCTTTTGGTCGGCAAATTTATGATCCGACATATACATATAACACAGGTCTATTATTAggattaaattattattattattattgtggggcccaaataatttatgggccaggcccatttacccgtggaGAGtctaaaggcccaagccgaggagggctatgtcCCAAACTCGATAATATGAAGCACAAAGATAGCATCGGGATACAGTCGAGGACAGTTcaatcctcggcagacccaaagtcccaccggaaagaggggcaaaaacggtataggactaaacttgaaagaaaatctaaaatatccagggaaagttGCCCTTACTGCGATTCAAtattctgcacctgacagagccgtattcttcggcttttacaaccacccccaacgactttgggtatgggctgatgggacaagtatcagtcttggaaatgttgaccctacacgtggacgaaggacagtgaacgcaggctagtataaaaagaaacGAAAGTAATTTCGGAGAGAGactgggaaaaatgacaaaaaaccagagcctcccaacccacctccaggagaaagactccaggggtgaagaaaacttaaccatgcatgaacaccatgaaaaacccactgcctggtgaccaaggcctaacctttcaaacccacgctctacaaatgatgttgtttggaccattttacgtgcgaacccaacactgttacggttcgttacagaatcgtgtccttacaattattattattataaacttaCAAACCCCTCCATTAGGAATTTTTCTT
The DNA window shown above is from Quercus lobata isolate SW786 chromosome 7, ValleyOak3.0 Primary Assembly, whole genome shotgun sequence and carries:
- the LOC115952606 gene encoding transcription initiation factor IIB; this encodes MSDAYCSDCKRQTEVVFDHSAGDTVCSECGLVLESHSIDETSEWRTFANESGDNDPVRVGGPTNPLLADGGLSTVIAKPNGATGEFLSSSLGRWQNRGSNPDRGLILAFKTIATMSDRLGLVATIKDRANEIYKRVEDQKSSRGRNQDALLAACLYIACRQEDKPRTVKEICSVANGATKKEIGRAKEYIVKQLGLENGQSVEMGTIHAGDFMRRFCSNLGMNNQAVKAAQEAVTKSEEFDIRRSPISIAAAVIYIITQLSDDKKPLKDISVATGVAEGTIRNSYKDLYPHVSKIIPSWYAKEEDLKNLCSP